A region of Zeugodacus cucurbitae isolate PBARC_wt_2022May chromosome 5, idZeuCucr1.2, whole genome shotgun sequence DNA encodes the following proteins:
- the LOC105216271 gene encoding dual specificity protein kinase splA isoform X2, translated as MSPDNPTQILTTHDLNSLRTLQRVINTNNTSTTVDDSVIYSSHGHNTNNNNTTRNHNYNLSHNSNNITNGIHNHHNNNNNNNSNTSGSNLVFSTIPIDGHALFIQPSHLLPANAAASLTSKGLQQATQTRGLVTAATNGLRTVNSINHSNISPAVSNATSFITSNSNSSNNNNNSNNNINSFLAKATILSANLSNGKAGGKIFSTGGTTFSSNANMPTTSKYVLLQPNGNGQFTTYEGPTPAAAAAAAANGNVAAPSVGNIVLLATEPMDLNGSSAVGGDATAVGRVIATTTSVTGDNDEELRSLAWLNDSNLIKGIVTTSAAGGAGGANVKRAGAANSGNICIVSASNAHELIEELPHHVGSEEVTTTTPSGNVSTAGANTNNNNNNITTPTDLKNTQITALSVSDLQQLKRFGNIITTGTPITLLPQHDGGTAAAGGRKDESAHIFGNISGISATTTVHMGPSGTTTVVEYKSNGNIPTLQPRQLLSAAGVGNVSSGTTITPTNLSSNSSSSSGNNNNTNNLNSSNYVPSSPSSTNSTHAIVASTPASAAASNPAALSVSYSTAPSTVLSVAGANNGTTVLSLSKQLTTLPGGVVTVTNGNGTTNTIYQGQQQQQQKQQTIAGNNNTNNSSSASSTTHHPHKKYLREKMNVLDHGGGGSSSGGGGGVITNSTANNVNTNNGAGNAAASTITVVASPASSSSSFSSSVSVSSSSSSTAAVNGGNSPVSKSFYAGAANNSHNNSAVNGNSSSSGAINYSSTANTTSPVVLGSVSAVASNGVHTITSSPVTAGVPPTYAIMQYQSVASSPSISSPEPNNSKEMYPLIAPQQQQQRNSMRSPTSYSSYDNDSLKDFEISTNGSSGLGRNNTSTPQHQMHQSTQSQQQLSSSGSSASSKNSHNGSTGGGGSNANGAVTPQKQKHPNNVPYDPFVHTHNKPPYSFSSLIFMAIEGSNEKALPVKEIYAWIMQHFPYFKTAPAGWKNSVRHNLSLNKSFVKVEKAPNMGKGSLWRVEPQQRQNLIQALNRSPFFPNSAVDKSASLKSPGGNDSLVGYDTVDSVGSSGGGACSPAPKSNINPRIDPRLYPKLSKVIGGQDVPDEDTPSDYSTTNHNSNLNNHNSNNIKYNSYNNSSPVQQNGGTSILGPFSSYESIERLARDCGADSIDDVNAATAMLALKHGPKVFAETFQNGAPVITSSPSEDHTYSAGGGAGAGANSGATTPVANGNAAPLALNGNTQYVVSVTQQQQNGGCNGDNQSSYTSSDAAYESSEDNNNITPEELEDQRRQREGVDALLSLSRSSVVESPTKRPSSTSVEEEHLNACLENNKVNNNNNNNVHFTNGNGKMALLTSAVAYSQQQQQQHHLYEDRASFHSPSYYGTAHSGPHQLHHHLGLAGGSAQRKIKPLRSLRTKIKRKAPWMSKAR; from the exons ATGTCGCCGGATAATCCCACACAGATTTTAACCACACATGATTTGAACAGCTTACGTACCCTACAGCGTGTGATCAACACCAACAATACCAGTACGACTGTTGACGACAGCGTCATCTATAGCAGTCACGgccacaacaccaacaataacaatactaCCCGCAATCACAATTACAATCTCAGccacaatagcaataacatcaCAAACGGTATACATAatcatcacaacaacaacaataacaacaacagcaacaccagtGGCAGTAATCTTGTCTTCTCCACCATCCCCATCGACGGCCACGCCCTGTTCATCCAACCATCTCACCTGTTACCCGCGAACGCTGCCGCTTCGCTCACCAGCAAAGGTTTGCAACAGGCGACGCAAACGCGCGGCCTGgtcacagcagcaacaaatggTTTACGCACCGTTAATAGCATTAACCATAGCAACATTAGTCCCGCCGTCAGCAACGCTACGAGCTTTATCACAAGCAATAgtaacagtagcaacaacaacaacaacagtaataacaatataaatagTTTTCTTGCCAAAGCAACTATATTGAGCGCCAACTTGAGTAACGGTAAAGCAGGTGGGAAAATCTTTAGCACGGGTGGCACAACATTTAGTAGCAACGCGAATATGCCCACCACATCCAAATACGTGTTGTTACAGCCCAATGGTAACGGACAGTTTACCACCTATGAAGGTCCAACGCCAGCAGCGGCGGCAGCTGCAGCTGCCAATGGCAATGTGGCAGCGCCCAGCGTGGGCAATATAGTGCTGTTGGCCACCGAGCCGATGGACTTGAATGGCAGTAGCGCAGTGGGTGGTGATGCGACTGCTGTGGGGCGTGTCATTGCCACAACTACGAGCGTTACGGGTGATAATGATGAGGAGTTGCGATCGTTAGCGTGGCTGAATGATAGCAATTTGATTAAAGGCATAGTGACTACGAGCGCGGCAGGTGGTGCCGGTGGCGCCAATGTAAAACGTGCTGGCGCAGCGAATAGTGGTAATATTTGCATAGTAAGCGCCAGCAATGCGCATGAGCTGATCGAGGAGCTGCCACATCATGTGGGTAGCGAAGAGGTGACCACCACCACACCCAGTGGCAATGTCAGCACCGCTGGTGCtaacacaaataataataacaacaacataaccaCACCAACTGATCTAAAGAACACACAAATAACGGCGCTTAGTGTTAGCGATCTGCAGCAACTGAAGCGTTTCGGCAATATAATCACAACTGGTACACCGATCACTTTGCTGCCACAACACGATGGCGGTACAGCTGCTGCGGGTGGTAGAAAAGATGAGTCTGCACATATTTTCGGCAATATCAGCGGCATTAGCGCCACGACTACGGTGCATATGGGTCCGAGCGGCACCACCACTGTTGTCGAGTACAAATCAAACGGTAATATACCAACATTACAGCCGCGACAGCTACTTAGCGCCGCTGGTGTGGGCAATGTCAGCAGTGGCACCACTATAACACCGACCAATttgagcagcaacagcagcagcagtagtggaaataataataacaccaaCAATTTGAATTCTAGCAACTATGTGCCTTCTTCACCTTCTTCGACTAACAGCACCCATGCAATTGTAGCCAGTACACCCGCCTCCGCAGCTGCTTCCAATCCTGCCGCACTATCTGTTTCCTACTCGACGGCACCCTCAACTGTGTTGAGTGTTGCTGGCGCCAATAATGGTACCACAGTGTTGAGTCTGTCTAAGCAATTGACAACGCTGCCGGGCGGTGTTGTTACAGTTACCAATGGCAACGGCACGACTAACACAATTTATCAaggacaacaacagcagcagcaaaagcaacaaactatcgctggcaacaacaacacaaataacagCAGTAGCGCCTCCAGCACCACACATCACCCGCACAAGAAATATTTGCGCGAAAAGATGAATGTATTGGATCATGGCGGTGGTGGCAGtagtagtggtggtggtggtggtgttattACCAACTCAACCGCCAACAATGTCAACACCAACAATGGCGCTGGTAATGCCGCAGCATCTACAATAACTGTAGTCGCTTCACCGGCCTCTTCGAGCAGTTCCTTTTCGTCGTCCGTTTCAGTGTCATCCAGTTCATCGTCCACGGCCGCCGTTAACGGTGGCAATAGTCCAGTTTCTAAGTCATTCTATGCTGGCGCAGCCAACAACAGTCACAACAACAGCGCTGTAAAcggcaacagcagcagtagCGGTGCCATAAACTACTCCAGCACGGCGAACACGACGTCGCCAGTGGTGCTGGGCAGTGTGTCAGCGGTCGCCTCAAATGGCGTGCATACGATCACCAGTTCACCGGTGACAGCGGGCGTACCGCCCACATACGCCATAATGCAGTACCAAAGTGTGGC CTCTTCACCAAGCATCTCCTCGCCAGAACCAAATAATTCCAAAGAAATGTATCCACTTATTGCAcctcagcagcagcaacagcgcaACTCGATGCGTTCGCCCACCTCCTATTCCAGCTATGACAATGACTCATTGAAGGATTTCGAAATATCCACCAATGGCTCGAGCGGTTTGGGACGCAACAATACCAGTACACCACAACATCAAATGCACCAATCCACGCAATCACAACAACAGTTGTCATCGTCAGGTTCCTCTGCATCGTCGAAGAATAGCCATAATGGCAGTACTGGCGGTGGTGGGTCAAATGCCAACGGTGCTGTCACCccgcaaaagcaaaagcatccGAACAATGTACCGTACGATCCGTTCGTGCATACACACAACAAACCGCCCTATAGTTTCAG TTCCTTAATATTCATGGCCATTGAGGGCTCAAATGAGAAAGCTCTGCCCGTTAAGGAGATCTATGCTTGGATTATGCAACATTTTCCATATTTCAAGACAGCGCCAGCCGGTTGGAAGAACAGTGTACGCCACAATTTGTCGTTGAATAAGAGTTTTGTGAAAGTGGAGAAAGCGCCG AATATGGGCAAAGGCTCACTATGGCGCGTGGAACCACAGCAACGTCAAAATCTCATACAAGCGCTCAACCGTTCGCCATTCTTCCCGAACTCAGCCGTCGATAAGTCGGCATCGCTCAAGAGCCCTGGCGGCAATGACTCACTTGTCGGTTACGACACAGTAGACAGTGTGGGCAGCAGTGGTGGCGGTGCTTGCAGTCCAGCGCCTAAATCAAACATAAATCCGCGTATCGATCCACGTCTATATCCGAAATTGTCAAAAGTTATTGGTGGGCAGGATGTGCCCGACGAAGACACTCCGTCCGACTATAGTACAACAAATCATAATAGCAATTTGAATAatcacaatagcaacaacatcaaATATAACAGTTATAACAACAGCTCACCGGTGCAGCAGAATGGTGGTACTTCCATATTAGGTCCTTTCAGCAGTTACGAAAGTATAGAGCGTTTGGCACGCGATTGTGGCGCTGATAGCATCGACGATGTAAATGCAGCAACGGCGATGTTGGCGTTGAAGCATGGTCCAAAGGTGTTTGCAGAGACCTTCCAAAATGG TGCACCCGTCATAACGTCTTCTCCCAGTGAGGATCATACTTACTCCGCTGGTGGTGGTGCAGGCGCAGGTGCTAACAGCGGTGCCACAACTCCAGTAGCCAACGGTAATGCAGCACCGCTGGCTTTGAATGGCAATACACAGTATGTGGTTAGTgttacacaacaacagcaaaatggcgGTTGCAATGGCGATAATCAAAGCAGTTACACTTCCTCCGATGCGGCATACGAGAGCAGCGAAGATAA caacaacatcacaCCCGAAGAGCTGGAGGATCAACGGCGTCAACGTGAGGGCGTCGATGCATTGCTCTCACTCTCACGTTCCTCCGTTGTCGAATCGCCAACAAAGCGACCGTCATCGACTAGTGTCGAAGAAGAACACCTAAACGCCTGCCTCGAAAATAacaaagtcaacaacaacaacaataataatgtacATTTCACCAATGGTAACGGTAAAATGGCATTACTTACCAGTGCGGTTGCCTAtagtcaacaacagcaacaacaacatcatttgTACGAGGACAGGGCCAGCTTTCATTCGCCCAGTTATTATGGCACAGCGCACAGTGGACCACATCAATTGCATCACCATCTCGGCTTAGCCGGTGGCAGTGCACAGCGTAAAATCAAACCGTTGCGTAGTCTGCGTACGAAAATCAAGCGCAAAGCGCCATGGATGAGCAAGGCACGGTGA
- the LOC105216271 gene encoding probable serine/threonine-protein kinase DDB_G0282963 isoform X1 — MKLQQIQNLTASSGSGNGAYKMADLTKKMSPDNPTQILTTHDLNSLRTLQRVINTNNTSTTVDDSVIYSSHGHNTNNNNTTRNHNYNLSHNSNNITNGIHNHHNNNNNNNSNTSGSNLVFSTIPIDGHALFIQPSHLLPANAAASLTSKGLQQATQTRGLVTAATNGLRTVNSINHSNISPAVSNATSFITSNSNSSNNNNNSNNNINSFLAKATILSANLSNGKAGGKIFSTGGTTFSSNANMPTTSKYVLLQPNGNGQFTTYEGPTPAAAAAAAANGNVAAPSVGNIVLLATEPMDLNGSSAVGGDATAVGRVIATTTSVTGDNDEELRSLAWLNDSNLIKGIVTTSAAGGAGGANVKRAGAANSGNICIVSASNAHELIEELPHHVGSEEVTTTTPSGNVSTAGANTNNNNNNITTPTDLKNTQITALSVSDLQQLKRFGNIITTGTPITLLPQHDGGTAAAGGRKDESAHIFGNISGISATTTVHMGPSGTTTVVEYKSNGNIPTLQPRQLLSAAGVGNVSSGTTITPTNLSSNSSSSSGNNNNTNNLNSSNYVPSSPSSTNSTHAIVASTPASAAASNPAALSVSYSTAPSTVLSVAGANNGTTVLSLSKQLTTLPGGVVTVTNGNGTTNTIYQGQQQQQQKQQTIAGNNNTNNSSSASSTTHHPHKKYLREKMNVLDHGGGGSSSGGGGGVITNSTANNVNTNNGAGNAAASTITVVASPASSSSSFSSSVSVSSSSSSTAAVNGGNSPVSKSFYAGAANNSHNNSAVNGNSSSSGAINYSSTANTTSPVVLGSVSAVASNGVHTITSSPVTAGVPPTYAIMQYQSVASSPSISSPEPNNSKEMYPLIAPQQQQQRNSMRSPTSYSSYDNDSLKDFEISTNGSSGLGRNNTSTPQHQMHQSTQSQQQLSSSGSSASSKNSHNGSTGGGGSNANGAVTPQKQKHPNNVPYDPFVHTHNKPPYSFSSLIFMAIEGSNEKALPVKEIYAWIMQHFPYFKTAPAGWKNSVRHNLSLNKSFVKVEKAPNMGKGSLWRVEPQQRQNLIQALNRSPFFPNSAVDKSASLKSPGGNDSLVGYDTVDSVGSSGGGACSPAPKSNINPRIDPRLYPKLSKVIGGQDVPDEDTPSDYSTTNHNSNLNNHNSNNIKYNSYNNSSPVQQNGGTSILGPFSSYESIERLARDCGADSIDDVNAATAMLALKHGPKVFAETFQNGAPVITSSPSEDHTYSAGGGAGAGANSGATTPVANGNAAPLALNGNTQYVVSVTQQQQNGGCNGDNQSSYTSSDAAYESSEDNNNITPEELEDQRRQREGVDALLSLSRSSVVESPTKRPSSTSVEEEHLNACLENNKVNNNNNNNVHFTNGNGKMALLTSAVAYSQQQQQQHHLYEDRASFHSPSYYGTAHSGPHQLHHHLGLAGGSAQRKIKPLRSLRTKIKRKAPWMSKAR, encoded by the exons AATGTCGCCGGATAATCCCACACAGATTTTAACCACACATGATTTGAACAGCTTACGTACCCTACAGCGTGTGATCAACACCAACAATACCAGTACGACTGTTGACGACAGCGTCATCTATAGCAGTCACGgccacaacaccaacaataacaatactaCCCGCAATCACAATTACAATCTCAGccacaatagcaataacatcaCAAACGGTATACATAatcatcacaacaacaacaataacaacaacagcaacaccagtGGCAGTAATCTTGTCTTCTCCACCATCCCCATCGACGGCCACGCCCTGTTCATCCAACCATCTCACCTGTTACCCGCGAACGCTGCCGCTTCGCTCACCAGCAAAGGTTTGCAACAGGCGACGCAAACGCGCGGCCTGgtcacagcagcaacaaatggTTTACGCACCGTTAATAGCATTAACCATAGCAACATTAGTCCCGCCGTCAGCAACGCTACGAGCTTTATCACAAGCAATAgtaacagtagcaacaacaacaacaacagtaataacaatataaatagTTTTCTTGCCAAAGCAACTATATTGAGCGCCAACTTGAGTAACGGTAAAGCAGGTGGGAAAATCTTTAGCACGGGTGGCACAACATTTAGTAGCAACGCGAATATGCCCACCACATCCAAATACGTGTTGTTACAGCCCAATGGTAACGGACAGTTTACCACCTATGAAGGTCCAACGCCAGCAGCGGCGGCAGCTGCAGCTGCCAATGGCAATGTGGCAGCGCCCAGCGTGGGCAATATAGTGCTGTTGGCCACCGAGCCGATGGACTTGAATGGCAGTAGCGCAGTGGGTGGTGATGCGACTGCTGTGGGGCGTGTCATTGCCACAACTACGAGCGTTACGGGTGATAATGATGAGGAGTTGCGATCGTTAGCGTGGCTGAATGATAGCAATTTGATTAAAGGCATAGTGACTACGAGCGCGGCAGGTGGTGCCGGTGGCGCCAATGTAAAACGTGCTGGCGCAGCGAATAGTGGTAATATTTGCATAGTAAGCGCCAGCAATGCGCATGAGCTGATCGAGGAGCTGCCACATCATGTGGGTAGCGAAGAGGTGACCACCACCACACCCAGTGGCAATGTCAGCACCGCTGGTGCtaacacaaataataataacaacaacataaccaCACCAACTGATCTAAAGAACACACAAATAACGGCGCTTAGTGTTAGCGATCTGCAGCAACTGAAGCGTTTCGGCAATATAATCACAACTGGTACACCGATCACTTTGCTGCCACAACACGATGGCGGTACAGCTGCTGCGGGTGGTAGAAAAGATGAGTCTGCACATATTTTCGGCAATATCAGCGGCATTAGCGCCACGACTACGGTGCATATGGGTCCGAGCGGCACCACCACTGTTGTCGAGTACAAATCAAACGGTAATATACCAACATTACAGCCGCGACAGCTACTTAGCGCCGCTGGTGTGGGCAATGTCAGCAGTGGCACCACTATAACACCGACCAATttgagcagcaacagcagcagcagtagtggaaataataataacaccaaCAATTTGAATTCTAGCAACTATGTGCCTTCTTCACCTTCTTCGACTAACAGCACCCATGCAATTGTAGCCAGTACACCCGCCTCCGCAGCTGCTTCCAATCCTGCCGCACTATCTGTTTCCTACTCGACGGCACCCTCAACTGTGTTGAGTGTTGCTGGCGCCAATAATGGTACCACAGTGTTGAGTCTGTCTAAGCAATTGACAACGCTGCCGGGCGGTGTTGTTACAGTTACCAATGGCAACGGCACGACTAACACAATTTATCAaggacaacaacagcagcagcaaaagcaacaaactatcgctggcaacaacaacacaaataacagCAGTAGCGCCTCCAGCACCACACATCACCCGCACAAGAAATATTTGCGCGAAAAGATGAATGTATTGGATCATGGCGGTGGTGGCAGtagtagtggtggtggtggtggtgttattACCAACTCAACCGCCAACAATGTCAACACCAACAATGGCGCTGGTAATGCCGCAGCATCTACAATAACTGTAGTCGCTTCACCGGCCTCTTCGAGCAGTTCCTTTTCGTCGTCCGTTTCAGTGTCATCCAGTTCATCGTCCACGGCCGCCGTTAACGGTGGCAATAGTCCAGTTTCTAAGTCATTCTATGCTGGCGCAGCCAACAACAGTCACAACAACAGCGCTGTAAAcggcaacagcagcagtagCGGTGCCATAAACTACTCCAGCACGGCGAACACGACGTCGCCAGTGGTGCTGGGCAGTGTGTCAGCGGTCGCCTCAAATGGCGTGCATACGATCACCAGTTCACCGGTGACAGCGGGCGTACCGCCCACATACGCCATAATGCAGTACCAAAGTGTGGC CTCTTCACCAAGCATCTCCTCGCCAGAACCAAATAATTCCAAAGAAATGTATCCACTTATTGCAcctcagcagcagcaacagcgcaACTCGATGCGTTCGCCCACCTCCTATTCCAGCTATGACAATGACTCATTGAAGGATTTCGAAATATCCACCAATGGCTCGAGCGGTTTGGGACGCAACAATACCAGTACACCACAACATCAAATGCACCAATCCACGCAATCACAACAACAGTTGTCATCGTCAGGTTCCTCTGCATCGTCGAAGAATAGCCATAATGGCAGTACTGGCGGTGGTGGGTCAAATGCCAACGGTGCTGTCACCccgcaaaagcaaaagcatccGAACAATGTACCGTACGATCCGTTCGTGCATACACACAACAAACCGCCCTATAGTTTCAG TTCCTTAATATTCATGGCCATTGAGGGCTCAAATGAGAAAGCTCTGCCCGTTAAGGAGATCTATGCTTGGATTATGCAACATTTTCCATATTTCAAGACAGCGCCAGCCGGTTGGAAGAACAGTGTACGCCACAATTTGTCGTTGAATAAGAGTTTTGTGAAAGTGGAGAAAGCGCCG AATATGGGCAAAGGCTCACTATGGCGCGTGGAACCACAGCAACGTCAAAATCTCATACAAGCGCTCAACCGTTCGCCATTCTTCCCGAACTCAGCCGTCGATAAGTCGGCATCGCTCAAGAGCCCTGGCGGCAATGACTCACTTGTCGGTTACGACACAGTAGACAGTGTGGGCAGCAGTGGTGGCGGTGCTTGCAGTCCAGCGCCTAAATCAAACATAAATCCGCGTATCGATCCACGTCTATATCCGAAATTGTCAAAAGTTATTGGTGGGCAGGATGTGCCCGACGAAGACACTCCGTCCGACTATAGTACAACAAATCATAATAGCAATTTGAATAatcacaatagcaacaacatcaaATATAACAGTTATAACAACAGCTCACCGGTGCAGCAGAATGGTGGTACTTCCATATTAGGTCCTTTCAGCAGTTACGAAAGTATAGAGCGTTTGGCACGCGATTGTGGCGCTGATAGCATCGACGATGTAAATGCAGCAACGGCGATGTTGGCGTTGAAGCATGGTCCAAAGGTGTTTGCAGAGACCTTCCAAAATGG TGCACCCGTCATAACGTCTTCTCCCAGTGAGGATCATACTTACTCCGCTGGTGGTGGTGCAGGCGCAGGTGCTAACAGCGGTGCCACAACTCCAGTAGCCAACGGTAATGCAGCACCGCTGGCTTTGAATGGCAATACACAGTATGTGGTTAGTgttacacaacaacagcaaaatggcgGTTGCAATGGCGATAATCAAAGCAGTTACACTTCCTCCGATGCGGCATACGAGAGCAGCGAAGATAA caacaacatcacaCCCGAAGAGCTGGAGGATCAACGGCGTCAACGTGAGGGCGTCGATGCATTGCTCTCACTCTCACGTTCCTCCGTTGTCGAATCGCCAACAAAGCGACCGTCATCGACTAGTGTCGAAGAAGAACACCTAAACGCCTGCCTCGAAAATAacaaagtcaacaacaacaacaataataatgtacATTTCACCAATGGTAACGGTAAAATGGCATTACTTACCAGTGCGGTTGCCTAtagtcaacaacagcaacaacaacatcatttgTACGAGGACAGGGCCAGCTTTCATTCGCCCAGTTATTATGGCACAGCGCACAGTGGACCACATCAATTGCATCACCATCTCGGCTTAGCCGGTGGCAGTGCACAGCGTAAAATCAAACCGTTGCGTAGTCTGCGTACGAAAATCAAGCGCAAAGCGCCATGGATGAGCAAGGCACGGTGA